One window from the genome of Pyxicephalus adspersus chromosome 6, UCB_Pads_2.0, whole genome shotgun sequence encodes:
- the G6PC3 gene encoding glucose-6-phosphatase 3, which yields MDEIHTTGVLFAGALQEQLRGSEEFWLWLTYLGDPGTIFLLYFPLAYSLHHRLGVTVLWLGLICEWLNLVLKWFLFGERPFWWVHESGFPDGHKLRQFPSTCETGPGSPSGHCMITGAALWPVVMFLTNLSQRGIRRYIPLHLYILLMSGIAVSRLLILAHFPHQVLAGILSGVLLGYTLKRSVPHDRSFLFHMLISVFLLLGALLIYWGMNAFGIDLSWSIHLATKWCSKSEWIHPETRPFSSVTRSAGNALGLGFALCCPLYQKLHRKTPGWRDRVISLLFAVLFVKVQQSLPLPVSPPVLYYTLNFLRHALCPLTVIILAPYLVRGLDSVRTHKRD from the exons ATGGATGAGATACACACCACCGGGGTTCTGTTTGCTGGTGCTTTGCAAGAGCAACTTCGTGGTTCTGAAGAATTCTGGTTGTGGCTGACTTACCTGGGTGACCCTGGCActatatttcttctttatttcccTTTGGCATATTCCCTCCACCACAGACTGGGAGTGACTGTTCTGTGGTTAGGACTAATCTGTGAGTGGCTGAATCTTGTTTTAAAATG gtttcttttTGGGGAGCGTCCATTTTGGTGGGTCCATGAATCTGGCTTTCCCGATGGCCACAAGCTCAGGCAGTTTCCTTCCACCTGTGAAACGGGCCCTG GAAGCCCTTCAGGACACTGCATGATTACAGGAGCTGCCCTCTGGCCTGTGGTAATGTTCCTCACAAACCTGTCACAGAG GGGCATTCGGCGATACATTCCTTTACACTTGTATATTCTGCTGATGTCAGGAATTGCTGTTTCAAGGCTGCTTATCCTGGCACATTTTCCTCACCAGGTGCTGGCTGGCATTCTTTCTG GTGTGCTCTTAGGATACACTCTGAAGCGTAGCGTTCCCCATGACCGCAGTTTTTTGTTTCACATGCTGATTTCTGTGTTCCTTCTGCTTGGAGCTCTTCTCATATATTGGGGTATGAATGCATTTGGAATTGACCTTTCTTG GTCCATTCACCTGGCCACTAAATGGTGTTCTAAGTCAGAATGGATCCACCCTGAAACAAGACCATTTTCCTCTGTCACCAGGAGTGCAGGGAATGCCCTTGGATTGGGATTTGCCCTTTGCTGTCCTCTCTACCAAAAACTGCATAGAAAAACTCCAGGCTGGCGTGATAGAGTCATTTCCCTGCTATTTGCTGTCCTCTTCGTAAAAGTCCAGCAATCTCTTCCTCTTCCTGTATCCCCACCTGTCCTTTACTACACACTGAACTTTCTGCGCCATGCTCTCTGTCCCCTCACGGTCATTATTCTGGCCCCATACTTAGTTAGAGGACTTGACTCAGTGAGAACACACAAAAGAGACTGA
- the LOC140333196 gene encoding uncharacterized protein, giving the protein MFSNMAALLSLLQIACSLHANLPQSCPQSCLCYDSSNLVECRGLELLVVPHHLPHSTWMLDLRHNNLSRLDPASFQALWSLRILLLSDNYIEVVSSRCFRSLGFLERLDISSNLLISLPLDFSRGLGSLRELRVPSNRLTSLNYESLRHLESLEKLDLSRNYLSTIEQGAFRGLSRLRHLHLQSNFLDSVRGGYFFMLQNLELLDLSDNNISSIAVESFTSLHSLRLLALSENQLSHLKFKTFLNLQTPSTHIQVSGNPWVCDCDLQRVFGKINSVRHLHIDDYDNLTCEGPSQLSGAALVSVDNQLCVAETATVLVITITVLVTVIAAIVMAERNRKKNQDKNWNDTDGPFETQDK; this is encoded by the coding sequence ATGTTCTCCAATATGGCGGCTCTGTTGTCCCTATTGCAGATCGCTTGTTCTTTGCATGCAAATCTGCCACAGTCTTGCCCTCAATCTTGCCTTTGCTATGATTCTTCGAACCTAGTGGAATGCAGAGGACTGGAACTTCTCGTGGTTCCTCACCACCTTCCTCACAGCACCTGGATGTTGGACCTTCGTCACAACAACCTCAGCCGTCTTGATCCCGCCTCATTCCAAGCTTTGTGGTCACTCCGCATCCTTCTGTTGTCTGATAATTACATTGAGGTTGTATCTTCAAGGTGCTTCCGCTCTCTTGGCTTCCTGGAACGTTTAGACATTTCAAGTAACCTTCTCATCAGCTTACCGCTTGACTTTTCCAGAGGTCTAGGTTCATTACGAGAATTAAGAGTCCCTTCCAACAGGTTGACTTCCCTCAATTATGAGAGTCTCAGACATTTGGAGAGCCTGGAGAAGTTGGATCTGAGCAGGAACTACCTGAGCACCATAGAACAAGGGGCTTTTCGTGGTCTTTCAAGACTACGCCACCTTCATCTCCAATCCAACTTTTTAGATTCAGTAAGAGgtggttacttttttatgctcCAGAACCTAGAACTTCTGGACCTTTCAGATAATAATATCAGCAGCATAGCAGTTGAGTCTTTCACTTCTTTGCATTCATTACGATTACTGGCTCTTTCAGAAAACCAACTAAGTCACCTCAAGTTCAAAACATTTCTCAACCTTCAGACCCCGAGTACACACATTCAAGTATCTGGAAACCCCTGGGTATGTGACTGTGACTTACAAAGAGTGTTTGGAAAGATAAATAGTGTTCGACACCTTCACATAGATGACTATGATAACTTGACTTGTGAGGGACCATCACAGCTTTCAGGAGCAGCTCTGGTCTCAGTGGACAACCAACTATGTGTAGCAGAGACTGCCACTGTATTGGTCATTACCATAACTGTCCTCGTAACGGTGATTGCTGCCATTGTGATGGCTGAGAGGAACCGCAAGAAAAATCAAGACAAGAATTGGAATGACACAGATGGCCCATTTGAAACGCAGGACAAGTGA
- the LSM12 gene encoding protein LSM12, with protein MAAPGEYFSVGSQVSCRTCQETRLQSNLASRARLEKEEKMSQAYAISAGVSLDGQQLFQTIHKTIKDCKWQEKNIVVMEEVVISPPYQVENCKGKEGSALSHVRKIVSTFFFFF; from the exons ATGGCGGCTCCGGGGGAATATTTCAGCGTCGGCTCCCAGGTCTCATGCCGGACATGCCAGGAAACGCGGCTCCAAAGTAAC CTGGCAAGCAGAGCTCGATTGGAGAAGGAAGAGAAAATGAGCCAGGCTTATGCTATCAGTGCTGGAGTTTCTTTGGACGGACAGCAGCTATTCCAGACCATTCATAAGAC GATAAAGGACTGTAAatggcaggaaaaaaatatagtaGTTATGGAGGAGGTAGTTATCTCTCCCCCATACCAGGTGGAAAATTGCAAAGGAAAAGAGGGTAGTGCGCTAAGTCACGTTCGCAAAatagtaagtacattttttttttttttttga